CTATACATACCTCAAGCGTAAACCAGCTCTGCCCGATGGCGACAGTCAGAAAAATAGCAGTCGACAGAACACGGATGGAATTGTCGATCATACGGAGCGGAATCCCGGTCCATACAAATATCTGATGGACTGTCCTGTTATACCTCTGTTCCATGAAGCCGAGCGGGGTCATAACACGCGCCCGCCGCCACCGTGAAGAGAGGAATACCGCCGCCACAATCATGGCGGGTATAACCACCCAGCAGAGACTGACCGATACGAAGCCGTATTTATAGGCGAGCTGCGAATATATCACAAATGTCATGGCGCTGAAGGATGCCATCCAGAGCGATATTCCGGCAAGCCACCACGGCACCGCGGCGCCGGCGGCAAAATAATCCTTCGCCTGCCTGATGTACTTCTTGAATGACATCCCAACATAGATGACGATGGCGAAATAGCTCAATACGACCAGGTAATCGAGCGGATGAAGCGTATGAGTTTCCTGCATTGATCCTCCCTTAAATTCTTCATATGTTGAAAACCGTTCCGGCTGAACATATAACTTATATCATCCACTATTATCCATAATAATCTATGGAACAGGGAGTTACGCGGATTTAATTATAAACCATATTTTTGAATTTTTTAAAAATGCAATAATTTTTATTAGTTCTCGTATGTACCACGATCAGACATCAATTTCAACCATCACCGGTTTGCTGAATCCGAACGCCAGATTGCCAACCATGGCGGAAAATGCATCCTGATCCGCAGGCTGTTCCGCGCTCGCCCGGTACCATACGGCCAACGTACAATACGATACGGTTCCGTTGTCCGAAGGCTCCAGTTTTACGAGCCGGGCATCAGTTGTCTCATGAATACCTCCAGATTGCAGAGGATTCCAGATGAACGCCGTTCCGATGGTGCCGTACTCCCCGACCGGTATTCCCCATGCGAACATGAAACCGCCGTCCTCATCGACCGTCACATGCTCGTCATCGAACTTCTTCATCCCCGGCGCGACAAACCATCCTTTATCTGAATGAGCCGTTGAGGGAGCGGCAGTGACATGGTTCTCATATCGTCCATGATACAGGGAAGTAGCCGCCTCAATCAGAAAATCACCGGTTGTTTTATCTACGGTCCGAAGCACAACTCCAGCACAAACCGGGCCTCCCCCAAACGCCCTGTACTCATACGTATTGGACGGCGCATCATCGGGATACCCGTAGCATTTTACAATATTGTCACCCCTGACAAGCGAGATGCCGCCAAGTCCCGGGGTCTTGCCAACCGCATACGGGTCCTGTCCCCAGAGCCGCTCATGATGATAGGAATCCGACCTGAGCCCGTCCAGACTGAGAACCGGGTAGCTCTTACCGAAATAATCGACCATACCGTAATAATAACGGTAAGCAATGATCTCGTTTTCCCATGCGCTGTTCGAGCCGTCACGATACCATGATTCGAACGACCGGGTTCTGATCGGATAATCGGGGAGATCATTTCCTTCCGGATTATACTGAAGTTCTACCGTTTTTCGTTCATGGGGATCGAGATCGACCTGAAAAACGAGTTCTTCACCGCCGACAACCGTTCCGGGCACCGAACGTATCTGCGACGGTATATCGAGCGGCTCAAACCGTGTCGCCGGATGTTTGACCCTGAAAAATTTTCGGTTGAAATCGGGCGCTTTTTTTAAAATCGACTGCACGGGAATTATGACCGGCTCCTGATGGCGGGATATATCCAGAGAATTTGAAATATGGAGCTTGATTTTCCTTCCGAATTGTACCGGCGGATCATCGAGCTCCTGTGAAAAGCCGGAAAAAACTGCCCCCACAATTGTGATCAGCCCCATACACAATGCCGCTGCCCCGAAAAGTTGAACTTCAGGCGGTATCAGACATAAAACCATGGTATTCCTCCTCTTCCGGCCTGCTCACAAAAATTGAATGGAACGCGGATTTTCGCGGATTGGACGGATTTTCGCGGATTTT
The sequence above is a segment of the bacterium genome. Coding sequences within it:
- a CDS encoding DUF4861 domain-containing protein, with the protein product MVLCLIPPEVQLFGAAALCMGLITIVGAVFSGFSQELDDPPVQFGRKIKLHISNSLDISRHQEPVIIPVQSILKKAPDFNRKFFRVKHPATRFEPLDIPSQIRSVPGTVVGGEELVFQVDLDPHERKTVELQYNPEGNDLPDYPIRTRSFESWYRDGSNSAWENEIIAYRYYYGMVDYFGKSYPVLSLDGLRSDSYHHERLWGQDPYAVGKTPGLGGISLVRGDNIVKCYGYPDDAPSNTYEYRAFGGGPVCAGVVLRTVDKTTGDFLIEAATSLYHGRYENHVTAAPSTAHSDKGWFVAPGMKKFDDEHVTVDEDGGFMFAWGIPVGEYGTIGTAFIWNPLQSGGIHETTDARLVKLEPSDNGTVSYCTLAVWYRASAEQPADQDAFSAMVGNLAFGFSKPVMVEIDV